Proteins from a genomic interval of Xiphias gladius isolate SHS-SW01 ecotype Sanya breed wild chromosome 23, ASM1685928v1, whole genome shotgun sequence:
- the si:ch73-233f7.1 gene encoding protocadherin-10 isoform X3, whose product MDHRFSRGSWVPVTGLVICLLLCACVVDLVLAQIRYSIPEELEHGAFVGNIAEDLGLDVAKLSARRFRIVSGANKQYLEVNLENGILFVNEKIDREELCERSPSCFLHLQVVIENPLELYRVEVEILDVNDNSPSFPWSEFNLDITESAAPGSCFPLESAQDQDVGTNSLRSYQLSANEHFILNIQTRNDGSKFAELVLDTPLDREQQKKHEMVLTAFDGGSPERSGTALITITVLDANDNMPVFDRSVYRASLVENAPRGTLVLKLNATDLDEGSNGEVTYAFSGHAPLKVRELFSVDPYTGEIRVKGIVDYEKASVYELYVQAKDRGPSAVAVHSKVLVDILDVNDNAPEVILTSVSTPVQEDAPPGTVIAVISVMDRDSGENGNVDCQIPSNVPFQLHSSFKNYYTLVTSEFLDREAVSEYNITLTARDLGSPSLSTRKTILVQVSDINDNPPRFSQPSYTVYVTENNAPGASICSVTAFDPDSNQNAYLSYSILEGQIQGMPVSTYVSINSDNGNIYALRSFDYEQLRNFQILVQAQDAGFPPLASNVTVNVFVLDQNDNAPVIVSPLPKNGTVATEVVPRSVDAGYLVTKITALDADAGQNSRLSYQVLQATDPGLFSVALYTGEIRTIRRLVEKDATRQRLVILVKDNGQPPLSATVSILLTVVDSVPESLSDFGDLTLSPQPPSNLALYLIVSLSTISLIFLVAIIVLAAVKCYKDRETLSGYNLPPFACCCCGGFQPEPPPEVFKKSNLNLQISSAAKVPTNCMEPCSPGSTPRNNEARSAENSWNTQSRSASVNNGATTPNELKQPNTDWTLTKNQNSSLKSYNSINMDGTLMRKAMHADPENYVTSMAPGQYWTWGTHMREYKMSPSTSGVPSRPWTPRCTPPPQQQQPSIPSHPHPHPPPDYHHNVYIPGTPSGFCTLRPAVQRSELDVHNSFSTFGKKRRLQMSPQGEAAIINNDLYND is encoded by the exons ATGGATCACAGATTCTCCAGAGGCAGTTGGGTACCGGTGACTGGGCTGGTTATATGTCTGCTTCTGTGCGCGTGTGTAGTGGACCTGGTTCTTGCGCAAATTCGGTACTCTATACCCGAAGAGCTGGAGCATGGAGCTTTTGTGGGCAACATCGCCGAAGACCTGGGCTTGGACGTGGCCAAGCTCTCAGCCCGTCGGTTTCGTATAGTCTCCGGCGCAAATAAGCAGTATTTAGAAGTGAACTTGGAGAATGGCATTCTCTTCGTCAATGaaaagatagacagagaggagtTGTGTGAACGAAGCCCGAGCTGTTTTTTACACTTGCAAGTGGTTATTGAAAACCCGTTAGAACTGTACAGAGTGGAAGTGGAGATTTTAGATGTGAACGACAACTCCCCCAGTTTCCCATGGAGCGAGTTCAATCTTGACATCACAGAATCGGCCGCGCCCGGCTCCTGCTTCCCGTTGGAGAGCGCACAGGACCAGGACGTGGGCACCAACTCTCTGCGCTCCTACCAGCTAAGCGCGAACGAGCACTTCATACTGAACATCCAGACGCGCAATGATGGAAGCAAGTTTGCTGAGCTCGTGCTGGACACCCCACTGGACCGggaacagcagaaaaaacatgaaatggtCCTAACAGCCTTTGATGGGGGGTCACCGGAACGCTCTGGGACAGCGTTGATAACTATTACGGTGTTGGACGCAAACGATAACATGCCCGTGTTTGACCGCTCAGTTTACCGGGCGAGCCTGGTAGAGAACGCACCGAGGGGCACGCTGGTGCTGAAGCTGAACGCCACAGACCTGGATGAGGGCTCTAACGGGGAGGTGACCTACGCGTTCAGCGGGCACGCGCCACTCAAGGTGCGCGAACTGTTCAGCGTGGACCCGTACACGGGTGAAATCCGAGTGAAGGGTATTGTGGATTACGAGAAAGCCAGCGTATATGAGCTGTACGTGCAGGCAAAAGACAGGGGACCCTCCGCTGTGGCAGTGCACAGTAAAGTACTGGTGGACATCCTGGATGTGAATGACAACGCGCCCGAAGTCATCCTCACATCAGTGTCCACTCCCGTCCAGGAAGACGCGCCACCGGGCACGGTGATAGCTGTGATCAGTGTCATGGACCGGGACTCGGGGGAGAACGGGAACGTTGATTGCCAGATTCCGAGCAACGTGCCCTTTCAGCTCCATTCGTCGTTCAAAAACTACTATACTCTGGTGACGAGCGAGTTTCTGGACAGGGAAGCGGTGTCCGAGTACAACATCACCCTCACAGCCCGCGACTTGGGCTCCCCTTCGCTCTCCACCAGGAAAACCATCCTCGTCCAAGTGTCTGATATTAACGACAACCCCCCGCGGTTCTCTCAACCTTCATACACTGTTTATGTGACCGAGAATAACGCCCCGGGCGCTTCCATTTGCTCCGTAACTGCATTCGACCCCGATTCTAACCAGAACGCCTATCTGTCTTATTCTATTCTCGAGGGTCAGATTCAGGGCATGCCCGTGTCCACTTATGTCTCCATCAACTCTGACAACGGCAATATCTACGCACTGCGCTCTTTTGATTATGAGCAACTTCGAAACTTTCAGATTCTGGTTCAGGCGCAGGACGCTGGTTTCCCCCCGCTCGCCAGTAATGTCACAGTCAACGTCTTTGTCTTGGACCAGAACGACAATGCACCTGTTATTGTATCGCCGCTGCCTAAAAACGGCACCGTGGCCACAGAGGTGGTTCCACGGTCAGTAGACGCTGGGTATCTGGTTACCAAAATAACGGCGTTAGACGCGGACGCAGGGCAGAATTCCCGGCTGTCCTATCAGGTATTGCAGGCTACAGACCCGGGACTGTTCAGCGTGGCTCTGTACACCGGCGAAATCAGGACCATTCGCCGGTTAGTGGAAAAGGACGCCACAAGGCAAAGGCTGGTAATATTAGTCAAGGACAACGGGCAGCCGCCGCTCTCCGCCACCGTTTCCATTCTCCTCACAGTGGTAGACAGTGTGCCCGAGTCGCTGTCAGATTTCGGAGACCTCACACTCAGCCCACAGCCCCCCTCAAACCTCGCTCTCTACTTGATCGTGTCCCTGAGCACAATATCGCTGATATTCCTGGTGGCGATCATCGTGCTGGCCGCGGTGAAATGCTACAAGGACAGGGAGACCCTGAGCGGATACAACCTGCCCCCGTTCGCCTGCTGCTGTTGCGGGGGGTTTCAGCCTGAGCCGCCCCCGGAGGTGTTCAAGAAATCCAACCTCAACCTGCAGATTTCATCCGCGGCCAAAGTGCCCACAAACTGCATGGAG CCGTGCAGCCCCGGCAGCACGCCGAGGAACAACGAGGCGAGGAGCGCAGAAAACTCGTGGAACACACAAAGCCGGAGCGCATCTGTGAACAACGGAGCAACTACTCCCAACGAG CTGAAGCAGCCGAACACAGACTGGACTCTCACAAAAAATCAGAACTCCTCCCTTAAAAG CTACAACTCCATCAACATGGATGGCACCCTTATGCGTAAGGCCATGCATGCAGACCCAGAAAACTATGTCACCTCCATGGCACCGGGACAGTACTGGACCTGGGGTACTCACATGAGAG AATATAAGATGTCTCCTTCTACCAGTGGGGTCCCCTCTCGCCCCTGGACTCCTCGGTGCACACCTCctccccagcagcagcagccttcGATTCCCTCCCACCCTCACCCACACCCGCCACCTGACTACCACCACAACGTGTACATCCCTGGTACACCATCGGGCTTTTGCACCCTGAGGCCTGCTGTACAGCGAAGCGAACTGGACGTCCACAATTCCTTCTCCACCTTCGGCAAGAAgcgacgtcttcagatgtcccCCCAGGGAGAGGCTGCCATCATAAATAATGACCTGTACAACGACTGA
- the si:ch73-233f7.1 gene encoding protocadherin-10 isoform X2, producing MDHRFSRGSWVPVTGLVICLLLCACVVDLVLAQIRYSIPEELEHGAFVGNIAEDLGLDVAKLSARRFRIVSGANKQYLEVNLENGILFVNEKIDREELCERSPSCFLHLQVVIENPLELYRVEVEILDVNDNSPSFPWSEFNLDITESAAPGSCFPLESAQDQDVGTNSLRSYQLSANEHFILNIQTRNDGSKFAELVLDTPLDREQQKKHEMVLTAFDGGSPERSGTALITITVLDANDNMPVFDRSVYRASLVENAPRGTLVLKLNATDLDEGSNGEVTYAFSGHAPLKVRELFSVDPYTGEIRVKGIVDYEKASVYELYVQAKDRGPSAVAVHSKVLVDILDVNDNAPEVILTSVSTPVQEDAPPGTVIAVISVMDRDSGENGNVDCQIPSNVPFQLHSSFKNYYTLVTSEFLDREAVSEYNITLTARDLGSPSLSTRKTILVQVSDINDNPPRFSQPSYTVYVTENNAPGASICSVTAFDPDSNQNAYLSYSILEGQIQGMPVSTYVSINSDNGNIYALRSFDYEQLRNFQILVQAQDAGFPPLASNVTVNVFVLDQNDNAPVIVSPLPKNGTVATEVVPRSVDAGYLVTKITALDADAGQNSRLSYQVLQATDPGLFSVALYTGEIRTIRRLVEKDATRQRLVILVKDNGQPPLSATVSILLTVVDSVPESLSDFGDLTLSPQPPSNLALYLIVSLSTISLIFLVAIIVLAAVKCYKDRETLSGYNLPPFACCCCGGFQPEPPPEVFKKSNLNLQISSAAKVPTNCMEVNGNSGLSQSYCYKVCLTPESAKSDFMFLKPCSPGSTPRNNEARSAENSWNTQSRSASVNNGATTPNELKQPNTDWTLTKNQNSSLKSYNSINMDGTLMRKAMHADPENYVTSMAPGQYWTWGTHMREYKMSPSTSGVPSRPWTPRCTPPPQQQQPSIPSHPHPHPPPDYHHNVYIPGTPSGFCTLRPAVQRSELDVHNSFSTFGKKRRLQMSPQGEAAIINNDLYND from the exons ATGGATCACAGATTCTCCAGAGGCAGTTGGGTACCGGTGACTGGGCTGGTTATATGTCTGCTTCTGTGCGCGTGTGTAGTGGACCTGGTTCTTGCGCAAATTCGGTACTCTATACCCGAAGAGCTGGAGCATGGAGCTTTTGTGGGCAACATCGCCGAAGACCTGGGCTTGGACGTGGCCAAGCTCTCAGCCCGTCGGTTTCGTATAGTCTCCGGCGCAAATAAGCAGTATTTAGAAGTGAACTTGGAGAATGGCATTCTCTTCGTCAATGaaaagatagacagagaggagtTGTGTGAACGAAGCCCGAGCTGTTTTTTACACTTGCAAGTGGTTATTGAAAACCCGTTAGAACTGTACAGAGTGGAAGTGGAGATTTTAGATGTGAACGACAACTCCCCCAGTTTCCCATGGAGCGAGTTCAATCTTGACATCACAGAATCGGCCGCGCCCGGCTCCTGCTTCCCGTTGGAGAGCGCACAGGACCAGGACGTGGGCACCAACTCTCTGCGCTCCTACCAGCTAAGCGCGAACGAGCACTTCATACTGAACATCCAGACGCGCAATGATGGAAGCAAGTTTGCTGAGCTCGTGCTGGACACCCCACTGGACCGggaacagcagaaaaaacatgaaatggtCCTAACAGCCTTTGATGGGGGGTCACCGGAACGCTCTGGGACAGCGTTGATAACTATTACGGTGTTGGACGCAAACGATAACATGCCCGTGTTTGACCGCTCAGTTTACCGGGCGAGCCTGGTAGAGAACGCACCGAGGGGCACGCTGGTGCTGAAGCTGAACGCCACAGACCTGGATGAGGGCTCTAACGGGGAGGTGACCTACGCGTTCAGCGGGCACGCGCCACTCAAGGTGCGCGAACTGTTCAGCGTGGACCCGTACACGGGTGAAATCCGAGTGAAGGGTATTGTGGATTACGAGAAAGCCAGCGTATATGAGCTGTACGTGCAGGCAAAAGACAGGGGACCCTCCGCTGTGGCAGTGCACAGTAAAGTACTGGTGGACATCCTGGATGTGAATGACAACGCGCCCGAAGTCATCCTCACATCAGTGTCCACTCCCGTCCAGGAAGACGCGCCACCGGGCACGGTGATAGCTGTGATCAGTGTCATGGACCGGGACTCGGGGGAGAACGGGAACGTTGATTGCCAGATTCCGAGCAACGTGCCCTTTCAGCTCCATTCGTCGTTCAAAAACTACTATACTCTGGTGACGAGCGAGTTTCTGGACAGGGAAGCGGTGTCCGAGTACAACATCACCCTCACAGCCCGCGACTTGGGCTCCCCTTCGCTCTCCACCAGGAAAACCATCCTCGTCCAAGTGTCTGATATTAACGACAACCCCCCGCGGTTCTCTCAACCTTCATACACTGTTTATGTGACCGAGAATAACGCCCCGGGCGCTTCCATTTGCTCCGTAACTGCATTCGACCCCGATTCTAACCAGAACGCCTATCTGTCTTATTCTATTCTCGAGGGTCAGATTCAGGGCATGCCCGTGTCCACTTATGTCTCCATCAACTCTGACAACGGCAATATCTACGCACTGCGCTCTTTTGATTATGAGCAACTTCGAAACTTTCAGATTCTGGTTCAGGCGCAGGACGCTGGTTTCCCCCCGCTCGCCAGTAATGTCACAGTCAACGTCTTTGTCTTGGACCAGAACGACAATGCACCTGTTATTGTATCGCCGCTGCCTAAAAACGGCACCGTGGCCACAGAGGTGGTTCCACGGTCAGTAGACGCTGGGTATCTGGTTACCAAAATAACGGCGTTAGACGCGGACGCAGGGCAGAATTCCCGGCTGTCCTATCAGGTATTGCAGGCTACAGACCCGGGACTGTTCAGCGTGGCTCTGTACACCGGCGAAATCAGGACCATTCGCCGGTTAGTGGAAAAGGACGCCACAAGGCAAAGGCTGGTAATATTAGTCAAGGACAACGGGCAGCCGCCGCTCTCCGCCACCGTTTCCATTCTCCTCACAGTGGTAGACAGTGTGCCCGAGTCGCTGTCAGATTTCGGAGACCTCACACTCAGCCCACAGCCCCCCTCAAACCTCGCTCTCTACTTGATCGTGTCCCTGAGCACAATATCGCTGATATTCCTGGTGGCGATCATCGTGCTGGCCGCGGTGAAATGCTACAAGGACAGGGAGACCCTGAGCGGATACAACCTGCCCCCGTTCGCCTGCTGCTGTTGCGGGGGGTTTCAGCCTGAGCCGCCCCCGGAGGTGTTCAAGAAATCCAACCTCAACCTGCAGATTTCATCCGCGGCCAAAGTGCCCACAAACTGCATGGAGGTGAATGGGAACAGCGGTCTCTCTCAGTCGTATTGTTATAAAGTGTGCCTGACGCCCGAATCTGCCAAAAGTGACTTTATGTTTCTGAAGCCGTGCAGCCCCGGCAGCACGCCGAGGAACAACGAGGCGAGGAGCGCAGAAAACTCGTGGAACACACAAAGCCGGAGCGCATCTGTGAACAACGGAGCAACTACTCCCAACGAG CTGAAGCAGCCGAACACAGACTGGACTCTCACAAAAAATCAGAACTCCTCCCTTAAAAG CTACAACTCCATCAACATGGATGGCACCCTTATGCGTAAGGCCATGCATGCAGACCCAGAAAACTATGTCACCTCCATGGCACCGGGACAGTACTGGACCTGGGGTACTCACATGAGAG AATATAAGATGTCTCCTTCTACCAGTGGGGTCCCCTCTCGCCCCTGGACTCCTCGGTGCACACCTCctccccagcagcagcagccttcGATTCCCTCCCACCCTCACCCACACCCGCCACCTGACTACCACCACAACGTGTACATCCCTGGTACACCATCGGGCTTTTGCACCCTGAGGCCTGCTGTACAGCGAAGCGAACTGGACGTCCACAATTCCTTCTCCACCTTCGGCAAGAAgcgacgtcttcagatgtcccCCCAGGGAGAGGCTGCCATCATAAATAATGACCTGTACAACGACTGA
- the si:ch73-233f7.1 gene encoding protocadherin-10 isoform X1, with amino-acid sequence MDHRFSRGSWVPVTGLVICLLLCACVVDLVLAQIRYSIPEELEHGAFVGNIAEDLGLDVAKLSARRFRIVSGANKQYLEVNLENGILFVNEKIDREELCERSPSCFLHLQVVIENPLELYRVEVEILDVNDNSPSFPWSEFNLDITESAAPGSCFPLESAQDQDVGTNSLRSYQLSANEHFILNIQTRNDGSKFAELVLDTPLDREQQKKHEMVLTAFDGGSPERSGTALITITVLDANDNMPVFDRSVYRASLVENAPRGTLVLKLNATDLDEGSNGEVTYAFSGHAPLKVRELFSVDPYTGEIRVKGIVDYEKASVYELYVQAKDRGPSAVAVHSKVLVDILDVNDNAPEVILTSVSTPVQEDAPPGTVIAVISVMDRDSGENGNVDCQIPSNVPFQLHSSFKNYYTLVTSEFLDREAVSEYNITLTARDLGSPSLSTRKTILVQVSDINDNPPRFSQPSYTVYVTENNAPGASICSVTAFDPDSNQNAYLSYSILEGQIQGMPVSTYVSINSDNGNIYALRSFDYEQLRNFQILVQAQDAGFPPLASNVTVNVFVLDQNDNAPVIVSPLPKNGTVATEVVPRSVDAGYLVTKITALDADAGQNSRLSYQVLQATDPGLFSVALYTGEIRTIRRLVEKDATRQRLVILVKDNGQPPLSATVSILLTVVDSVPESLSDFGDLTLSPQPPSNLALYLIVSLSTISLIFLVAIIVLAAVKCYKDRETLSGYNLPPFACCCCGGFQPEPPPEVFKKSNLNLQISSAAKVPTNCMEVNGNSGLSQSYCYKVCLTPESAKSDFMFLKPCSPGSTPRNNEARSAENSWNTQSRSASVNNGATTPNELKQPNTDWTLTKNQNSSLKSYNSINMDGTLMRKAMHADPENYVTSMAPGQYWTWGTHMRGMKEYKMSPSTSGVPSRPWTPRCTPPPQQQQPSIPSHPHPHPPPDYHHNVYIPGTPSGFCTLRPAVQRSELDVHNSFSTFGKKRRLQMSPQGEAAIINNDLYND; translated from the exons ATGGATCACAGATTCTCCAGAGGCAGTTGGGTACCGGTGACTGGGCTGGTTATATGTCTGCTTCTGTGCGCGTGTGTAGTGGACCTGGTTCTTGCGCAAATTCGGTACTCTATACCCGAAGAGCTGGAGCATGGAGCTTTTGTGGGCAACATCGCCGAAGACCTGGGCTTGGACGTGGCCAAGCTCTCAGCCCGTCGGTTTCGTATAGTCTCCGGCGCAAATAAGCAGTATTTAGAAGTGAACTTGGAGAATGGCATTCTCTTCGTCAATGaaaagatagacagagaggagtTGTGTGAACGAAGCCCGAGCTGTTTTTTACACTTGCAAGTGGTTATTGAAAACCCGTTAGAACTGTACAGAGTGGAAGTGGAGATTTTAGATGTGAACGACAACTCCCCCAGTTTCCCATGGAGCGAGTTCAATCTTGACATCACAGAATCGGCCGCGCCCGGCTCCTGCTTCCCGTTGGAGAGCGCACAGGACCAGGACGTGGGCACCAACTCTCTGCGCTCCTACCAGCTAAGCGCGAACGAGCACTTCATACTGAACATCCAGACGCGCAATGATGGAAGCAAGTTTGCTGAGCTCGTGCTGGACACCCCACTGGACCGggaacagcagaaaaaacatgaaatggtCCTAACAGCCTTTGATGGGGGGTCACCGGAACGCTCTGGGACAGCGTTGATAACTATTACGGTGTTGGACGCAAACGATAACATGCCCGTGTTTGACCGCTCAGTTTACCGGGCGAGCCTGGTAGAGAACGCACCGAGGGGCACGCTGGTGCTGAAGCTGAACGCCACAGACCTGGATGAGGGCTCTAACGGGGAGGTGACCTACGCGTTCAGCGGGCACGCGCCACTCAAGGTGCGCGAACTGTTCAGCGTGGACCCGTACACGGGTGAAATCCGAGTGAAGGGTATTGTGGATTACGAGAAAGCCAGCGTATATGAGCTGTACGTGCAGGCAAAAGACAGGGGACCCTCCGCTGTGGCAGTGCACAGTAAAGTACTGGTGGACATCCTGGATGTGAATGACAACGCGCCCGAAGTCATCCTCACATCAGTGTCCACTCCCGTCCAGGAAGACGCGCCACCGGGCACGGTGATAGCTGTGATCAGTGTCATGGACCGGGACTCGGGGGAGAACGGGAACGTTGATTGCCAGATTCCGAGCAACGTGCCCTTTCAGCTCCATTCGTCGTTCAAAAACTACTATACTCTGGTGACGAGCGAGTTTCTGGACAGGGAAGCGGTGTCCGAGTACAACATCACCCTCACAGCCCGCGACTTGGGCTCCCCTTCGCTCTCCACCAGGAAAACCATCCTCGTCCAAGTGTCTGATATTAACGACAACCCCCCGCGGTTCTCTCAACCTTCATACACTGTTTATGTGACCGAGAATAACGCCCCGGGCGCTTCCATTTGCTCCGTAACTGCATTCGACCCCGATTCTAACCAGAACGCCTATCTGTCTTATTCTATTCTCGAGGGTCAGATTCAGGGCATGCCCGTGTCCACTTATGTCTCCATCAACTCTGACAACGGCAATATCTACGCACTGCGCTCTTTTGATTATGAGCAACTTCGAAACTTTCAGATTCTGGTTCAGGCGCAGGACGCTGGTTTCCCCCCGCTCGCCAGTAATGTCACAGTCAACGTCTTTGTCTTGGACCAGAACGACAATGCACCTGTTATTGTATCGCCGCTGCCTAAAAACGGCACCGTGGCCACAGAGGTGGTTCCACGGTCAGTAGACGCTGGGTATCTGGTTACCAAAATAACGGCGTTAGACGCGGACGCAGGGCAGAATTCCCGGCTGTCCTATCAGGTATTGCAGGCTACAGACCCGGGACTGTTCAGCGTGGCTCTGTACACCGGCGAAATCAGGACCATTCGCCGGTTAGTGGAAAAGGACGCCACAAGGCAAAGGCTGGTAATATTAGTCAAGGACAACGGGCAGCCGCCGCTCTCCGCCACCGTTTCCATTCTCCTCACAGTGGTAGACAGTGTGCCCGAGTCGCTGTCAGATTTCGGAGACCTCACACTCAGCCCACAGCCCCCCTCAAACCTCGCTCTCTACTTGATCGTGTCCCTGAGCACAATATCGCTGATATTCCTGGTGGCGATCATCGTGCTGGCCGCGGTGAAATGCTACAAGGACAGGGAGACCCTGAGCGGATACAACCTGCCCCCGTTCGCCTGCTGCTGTTGCGGGGGGTTTCAGCCTGAGCCGCCCCCGGAGGTGTTCAAGAAATCCAACCTCAACCTGCAGATTTCATCCGCGGCCAAAGTGCCCACAAACTGCATGGAGGTGAATGGGAACAGCGGTCTCTCTCAGTCGTATTGTTATAAAGTGTGCCTGACGCCCGAATCTGCCAAAAGTGACTTTATGTTTCTGAAGCCGTGCAGCCCCGGCAGCACGCCGAGGAACAACGAGGCGAGGAGCGCAGAAAACTCGTGGAACACACAAAGCCGGAGCGCATCTGTGAACAACGGAGCAACTACTCCCAACGAG CTGAAGCAGCCGAACACAGACTGGACTCTCACAAAAAATCAGAACTCCTCCCTTAAAAG CTACAACTCCATCAACATGGATGGCACCCTTATGCGTAAGGCCATGCATGCAGACCCAGAAAACTATGTCACCTCCATGGCACCGGGACAGTACTGGACCTGGGGTACTCACATGAGAGGCATGAAAG AATATAAGATGTCTCCTTCTACCAGTGGGGTCCCCTCTCGCCCCTGGACTCCTCGGTGCACACCTCctccccagcagcagcagccttcGATTCCCTCCCACCCTCACCCACACCCGCCACCTGACTACCACCACAACGTGTACATCCCTGGTACACCATCGGGCTTTTGCACCCTGAGGCCTGCTGTACAGCGAAGCGAACTGGACGTCCACAATTCCTTCTCCACCTTCGGCAAGAAgcgacgtcttcagatgtcccCCCAGGGAGAGGCTGCCATCATAAATAATGACCTGTACAACGACTGA